Proteins encoded in a region of the Dendropsophus ebraccatus isolate aDenEbr1 chromosome 11, aDenEbr1.pat, whole genome shotgun sequence genome:
- the TBL2 gene encoding transducin beta-like protein 2 — translation MEVVALVAVTVVLGGIVVLLALWGRKEGSNQQETGAEKANGHAVPEKQSTKKQKPQKPRKEKPQAHSFSHPLLASALKAHSGNITCLDFSSNGKYLASCSDDRTVRIWSTKDFLEREHRCMRANVELDHATHVRFSPNGRAFIVFLAYGDTIRVFKMNKKDEAFVFSVAQEDFPKRHKATVINIGIADTGKFIMSASNDTTILIWNLKGDVLATINTNQVSNAYASVSPCGRFVASCGFTPDVKVWEVCFGKSGEFREVARAFELKGHSAGVCGFAFSNDSSRMATVSKDGTWKLWKTDVEYKKQQDPYLLFTGKWSGQEPCRIALSPDGRIVAIASVCDITVYNAQTGEIEEEFKSVHGDVISDLAFDISNKFLVSTGDRAIRVFHNSAGYRAAIADMKEMLRKTTNKGTKERLQQQIKNAEKALDAAYKQKN, via the exons ATGGAGGTGGTGGCGCTGGTGGCGGTGACTGTGGTGCTGGGGGGAATAGTCGTGCTGCTGGCACTATGGGGCAGGAAGGAGGGCAGCAACCAGCAGGAGACGGGCG CCGAGAAAGCAAATGGTCATGCAGTACCGGAGAAGCAGAGTACAAAGAAACAGAAACCGCAAAAGCCACGCAAAGAAAAACCTCAGGCCCACAGCTTCTCCCACCCGCTGCTGGCGTCTGCTCTCAAG GCCCACAGTGGAAACATAACCTGTCTGGATTTCAGCAGTAACGGTAAATATTTGGCCTCCTGTTCTGATGATAGAACTGTCAGGATATGGAGTACCAAGGACTTCCTGGAACGAGAGCACCGCTGTATGAGAGCCAATGTGGAGTTAGATCATGCCACACATGTCCGCTTCAGTCCTAACGGCAG aGCCTTCATTGTGTTTTTAGCATATGGGGATACAATCCGTGTGTTTAAAATGAACAAGAAAGATGAAGCATTTGTCTTCTCTGTTGCACAAGAAGACTTTCCAAAGCGCCATAAAGCCACCGTCATTAATATTGGAATAGCAGATACAG GGAAGTTTATTATGAGTGCATCCAATGATACCACAATTTTGATCTGGAACCTGAAGGGTGATGTACTGGCAACTATCAATACCAACCAGGTTTCAAACGCCTATGCCAGTGTGTCCCCATGTGGGAG GTTTGTGGCAAGCTGTGGTTTTACGCCAGATGTGAAGGTTTGGGAGGTCTGCTTTGGTAAATCTGGAGAGTTTCGGGAAGTCGCCCGGGCATTTGAGTTGAAAGGCCATTCAGCTGGTGTTTGTGGATTTGCTTTCTCCAATGATTCCAGCAG GATGGCCACTGTTTCTAAAGATGGGACCTGGAAGCTCTGGAAAACAGATGTTGAGTATAAAAAGCAACAAGACCCCTACCTGCTTTTTACAGGGAAATGGTCCGGCCAAGAGCCTTGTCGTATTGCATTGTCTCCTGATGGTCGTATTGTTGCCATAGCCAGTGTCTGTGATATCACAGTGTACAACGCTCAGACAGGGGAAATAGAGGAGGAGTTCAAATCTGTACATGGAGACGTGATCTCAGACCTTGCATTTGATATTAGCAACAAATTTTTGGTGTCTACTGGAGATCGCGCTATACGCGTCTTTCATAATTCAGCTGGATATAGAGCTgctattgctgacatgaaggaaATGCTCAGAAAAACCACCAACAAAGGCACAAAGGAACGGCTACAGCAACAAATAAAGAACGCAGAGAAGGCATTAGATGCTGCGTACAAACAGAAGAATTAA
- the BCL7B gene encoding B-cell CLL/lymphoma 7 protein family member B isoform X1 — MSGRSVRAETRSRAKDDIKKVMAAIEKVRRWEKKWVTVGDTSLRIFKWVPVIDGRDKEKVKGNANLENSSSAANSSLLLDFQDETSNQSSLSDVYQPKVESSTSSPSPTHSESPSPVHTADSQPPTLGQESLDEPSVPASEVADEPPTLTKEEPALAAAQMEDPDESGAPPLKRACPDVPFHPPTALKS; from the exons ATGTCAGGCCGTTCAGTGAGAGCCGAGACCCGAAGCCGGGCCAAAGATGACATCAAAAAAGTGATGGCGGCCATCGAGAAGGTCCGCAGATG GGAGAAGAAATGGGTGACGGTTGGTGACACATCCCTGCGGATATTTAAGTGGGTTCCTGTTATTGATGGAAGAGAT AAGGAGAAAGTAAAAGGAAATGCCAATCTGGAGAATTCTTCATCCGCTGCCAACTCCTCACTTCTGCTGGATTTTCAGG ATGAAACTAGTAACCAAAGCTCCTTATCAGATGTATACCAACCAAAAGTGGAAAGCAGCACCTCCAGCCCAAGCCCCACACATAGTGAGTCCCCAAGTCCGGTGCACACAGCGGACTCACAGCCCCCAACATTGGGACAGGAGAGCCTTGATG AGCCCTCTGTGCCTGCTTCTGAGGTAGCGGATGAACCCCCTACTCTGACTAAGGAGGAACCTGCTTTAGCTGCAGCTCAG ATGGAAGATCCGGATGAGTCTGGAGCACCACCATTGAAGAGAGCGTGCCCCGATGTGCCTTTCCATCCCCCCACTGCATTGAAAAGCTAG
- the BCL7B gene encoding B-cell CLL/lymphoma 7 protein family member B isoform X3: MVSASSESVMEKKWVTVGDTSLRIFKWVPVIDGRDKEKVKGNANLENSSSAANSSLLLDFQDETSNQSSLSDVYQPKVESSTSSPSPTHSESPSPVHTADSQPPTLGQESLDEPSVPASEVADEPPTLTKEEPALAAAQMEDPDESGAPPLKRACPDVPFHPPTALKS; encoded by the exons ATGGTGAGCGCTAGTTCAGAGTCCGTAAT GGAGAAGAAATGGGTGACGGTTGGTGACACATCCCTGCGGATATTTAAGTGGGTTCCTGTTATTGATGGAAGAGAT AAGGAGAAAGTAAAAGGAAATGCCAATCTGGAGAATTCTTCATCCGCTGCCAACTCCTCACTTCTGCTGGATTTTCAGG ATGAAACTAGTAACCAAAGCTCCTTATCAGATGTATACCAACCAAAAGTGGAAAGCAGCACCTCCAGCCCAAGCCCCACACATAGTGAGTCCCCAAGTCCGGTGCACACAGCGGACTCACAGCCCCCAACATTGGGACAGGAGAGCCTTGATG AGCCCTCTGTGCCTGCTTCTGAGGTAGCGGATGAACCCCCTACTCTGACTAAGGAGGAACCTGCTTTAGCTGCAGCTCAG ATGGAAGATCCGGATGAGTCTGGAGCACCACCATTGAAGAGAGCGTGCCCCGATGTGCCTTTCCATCCCCCCACTGCATTGAAAAGCTAG
- the BCL7B gene encoding B-cell CLL/lymphoma 7 protein family member B isoform X2, with product MQMRGQYGLDSVCILMTEKKWVTVGDTSLRIFKWVPVIDGRDKEKVKGNANLENSSSAANSSLLLDFQDETSNQSSLSDVYQPKVESSTSSPSPTHSESPSPVHTADSQPPTLGQESLDEPSVPASEVADEPPTLTKEEPALAAAQMEDPDESGAPPLKRACPDVPFHPPTALKS from the exons ATGCAAATGAGGGGACAGTATGGCCTCGATAGCGTTTGCATATTGATGAC GGAGAAGAAATGGGTGACGGTTGGTGACACATCCCTGCGGATATTTAAGTGGGTTCCTGTTATTGATGGAAGAGAT AAGGAGAAAGTAAAAGGAAATGCCAATCTGGAGAATTCTTCATCCGCTGCCAACTCCTCACTTCTGCTGGATTTTCAGG ATGAAACTAGTAACCAAAGCTCCTTATCAGATGTATACCAACCAAAAGTGGAAAGCAGCACCTCCAGCCCAAGCCCCACACATAGTGAGTCCCCAAGTCCGGTGCACACAGCGGACTCACAGCCCCCAACATTGGGACAGGAGAGCCTTGATG AGCCCTCTGTGCCTGCTTCTGAGGTAGCGGATGAACCCCCTACTCTGACTAAGGAGGAACCTGCTTTAGCTGCAGCTCAG ATGGAAGATCCGGATGAGTCTGGAGCACCACCATTGAAGAGAGCGTGCCCCGATGTGCCTTTCCATCCCCCCACTGCATTGAAAAGCTAG